Proteins co-encoded in one Enterobacter sp. R4-368 genomic window:
- a CDS encoding ABC transporter permease, translated as MSAISVLTVLRRRAIPQQHALGVGLLIVGLWLCVALFAPWLAPFDPITQDATASLLPPGSAHLFGTDNFGRDIFSRVLWGARVDLQICLLGVIFPFLLGTTLGALSGYLGGAVDALIMRIIDIVLAFPFLVLMLAIIAILGPGLGSFYIAMAMVGWVSYARLVRAQVLTLKQRDFVLAARSLGYGHARILFRHLLPNAMTGALVFSMSDCVLVLLNGAAVSYLGLGVQPPTAEWGVMVAEGQSFITTAWWITTFPGLAIVLLAMGFSLLADGLGDKLGARV; from the coding sequence ATGAGTGCTATCAGCGTACTGACCGTGTTGCGTCGCCGCGCTATTCCACAGCAGCATGCCCTGGGCGTTGGGCTGTTGATTGTCGGCTTGTGGCTGTGCGTCGCGTTATTCGCCCCGTGGCTGGCACCGTTTGATCCGATAACCCAGGATGCGACCGCCAGCTTGCTGCCGCCAGGGAGCGCACATCTTTTTGGCACGGATAACTTTGGCCGCGACATCTTCTCCCGCGTGCTGTGGGGCGCGCGGGTGGATCTGCAAATCTGTCTGCTGGGCGTTATCTTTCCATTTCTGCTCGGCACCACGCTCGGCGCGCTGTCAGGCTACCTGGGTGGCGCGGTGGATGCGCTGATCATGCGCATTATCGATATCGTTCTGGCGTTCCCGTTTCTGGTGTTGATGCTGGCGATTATCGCCATTCTCGGGCCGGGTCTTGGCAGTTTTTACATCGCGATGGCGATGGTTGGCTGGGTCTCTTACGCCCGGCTGGTGCGGGCGCAGGTATTAACCCTCAAGCAGCGTGATTTTGTGCTGGCGGCGCGTAGCCTCGGCTATGGTCATGCCCGCATTCTGTTTCGCCACTTGCTGCCTAACGCCATGACCGGCGCGCTGGTGTTTTCCATGTCGGATTGCGTGCTGGTGCTGTTAAACGGCGCGGCGGTGAGCTACCTCGGTCTTGGCGTACAACCGCCGACGGCCGAGTGGGGCGTGATGGTGGCAGAAGGGCAGAGTTTTATCACTACTGCCTGGTGGATAACCACCTTTCCGGGGCTGGCGATTGTTCTGCTGGCAATGGGCTTCAGCCTGCTGGCGGATGGTCTTGGCGACAAACTGGGAGCGCGCGTATGA
- a CDS encoding ABC transporter substrate-binding protein, with the protein MKHKQVKLLAASVFLALSVVSEMAQAAGVLTIGRREDSTTFDPIKSAQNADNWVFSNVFDPLVRVDKTGTKLEPGVAESWTISPDGKVYTFKIRDTKFSDGTPVSASDAAFSLLRIRSDEGSLWRDSYSIIDKAEAPDARTLVVTLKSPSAPFLSQLALPNASVISEKALKAEGEETFAEKPVGSGAFSVKEWVRGEKIVLVKNPNYWQAKNVSLDEVDWLTIPDDNTRMLKVQAGELDAALTVPFSRIASLQKDSNLKVELDPSTREDHLLINHSHGALGKVEVRQALDFAIDKDAIVKTVTFGYGQVANSYIPAGALYHYNDNLRRPYDPEKAKQMLKAAGAGDLTLNYVVNAGDEVDEQIAILLQQQLAKAGVKVNLQKVDPSQSWDMLVAGEYDISVMYWTNDILDPDQKTTFVLGHDTNMNYMTRYKNDKVKALVAAARVEMDAKKREQMYIELQKMAKADVNWIDLYYSPYRNVTRKNIEGFYQNPLGRFFLEDTVKK; encoded by the coding sequence ATGAAGCACAAGCAAGTTAAGTTATTGGCAGCCAGCGTTTTTCTGGCGCTCAGTGTGGTCAGTGAAATGGCGCAGGCGGCTGGCGTTCTGACGATTGGCCGTCGGGAAGACAGCACCACGTTTGATCCGATCAAATCGGCGCAGAACGCGGATAACTGGGTCTTTTCCAACGTTTTTGATCCGCTGGTGCGCGTCGATAAAACCGGCACCAAACTGGAACCGGGCGTGGCGGAAAGCTGGACAATTTCCCCGGATGGCAAGGTCTATACCTTTAAAATCCGCGATACCAAATTCTCTGACGGCACGCCGGTAAGCGCCAGCGACGCGGCTTTCAGCCTGCTGCGCATTCGTAGTGATGAAGGATCGCTCTGGCGCGACTCGTACAGCATTATTGATAAAGCCGAAGCGCCGGATGCGCGCACGCTGGTGGTGACGCTGAAATCGCCCTCTGCGCCGTTCCTGTCACAGCTGGCGCTGCCGAACGCGTCGGTGATCTCCGAGAAAGCGCTGAAAGCCGAAGGCGAAGAAACCTTCGCGGAAAAACCGGTCGGTTCCGGCGCGTTCAGCGTAAAAGAGTGGGTGCGCGGCGAAAAAATCGTGCTGGTGAAGAACCCGAACTACTGGCAGGCGAAGAATGTCAGCCTTGATGAAGTGGACTGGCTGACCATCCCGGATGACAACACGCGTATGTTGAAAGTGCAGGCCGGCGAACTGGATGCCGCGCTGACGGTGCCGTTCTCGCGCATTGCCTCGCTGCAAAAAGATAGCAACCTGAAAGTGGAGCTGGATCCGTCAACCCGCGAAGATCATCTGCTTATCAACCATTCGCACGGCGCGCTTGGCAAAGTAGAGGTGCGCCAGGCGCTGGACTTTGCCATCGATAAAGACGCGATTGTCAAAACCGTGACCTTTGGTTACGGCCAGGTGGCGAACTCCTATATTCCGGCCGGTGCGCTCTATCACTACAACGACAACTTGCGTCGCCCTTACGATCCTGAAAAAGCGAAACAGATGCTGAAAGCGGCGGGCGCGGGCGATCTGACGCTGAATTATGTGGTTAACGCCGGGGATGAGGTGGATGAGCAAATCGCCATTTTACTGCAACAGCAGCTGGCGAAAGCGGGCGTGAAGGTGAACTTGCAGAAAGTTGACCCCAGCCAGAGCTGGGACATGCTGGTGGCCGGTGAGTACGATATTTCGGTGATGTACTGGACCAACGACATTCTCGACCCGGATCAGAAAACCACCTTTGTGCTCGGCCATGACACGAACATGAACTACATGACGCGTTATAAGAACGACAAAGTGAAAGCGCTGGTGGCGGCGGCACGTGTAGAAATGGATGCGAAAAAACGTGAACAGATGTATATCGAGCTGCAAAAAATGGCGAAAGCTGATGTGAACTGGATCGATCTCTACTACAGCCCCTATCGCAATGTGACGCGGAAGAATATTGAAGGTTTCTACCAGAATCCGCTGGGACGTTTCTTCCTTGAAGATACGGTGAAAAAATAG
- a CDS encoding LuxR C-terminal-related transcriptional regulator, translating to MTIYGKDRLFIYGIEKILRQLNREKGSRFCSGAPAIYVTTGMDIVEMYSLFFTRPPAHYSIFISSERHFDSLSLLFPGLVKLCLAERLRVEELRQALEVMSLLSAQNQQPGYNHGTFKFTSAEQQIMRLLLRGHSVEDIARIRGVSPTTVSVQRNGLMKRTGTKSLQALCSLYTAMRA from the coding sequence ATGACTATCTACGGGAAGGATCGCCTTTTCATTTATGGTATTGAGAAAATACTCAGACAACTTAACCGGGAAAAGGGCAGCCGTTTTTGCAGTGGTGCGCCTGCTATATATGTCACCACGGGAATGGACATTGTGGAAATGTACTCGCTGTTTTTCACCCGCCCCCCCGCGCACTACTCTATTTTTATCTCCTCAGAACGCCATTTTGACTCGCTGTCGCTACTTTTCCCTGGTCTTGTGAAACTCTGTCTGGCCGAAAGGTTACGCGTAGAAGAGCTGCGTCAGGCGCTGGAAGTGATGAGTTTGTTATCGGCACAGAATCAGCAGCCGGGTTACAACCACGGCACATTTAAATTCACCAGCGCCGAACAGCAAATTATGCGCCTGCTGCTGCGTGGACATTCGGTGGAGGATATCGCCCGCATTCGCGGTGTCAGCCCGACCACCGTCAGTGTGCAGCGCAACGGGTTAATGAAGCGCACCGGCACCAAAAGTTTGCAGGCGCTTTGTTCGCTCTACACCGCAATGCGCGCATAA
- a CDS encoding ABC transporter permease produces MHRYRFLLFRPLQLLPVLLGISIITFAMVRAIPGDPARILLGVRSTPAALARIRAQFGLDEPLWVQYGYFLRNLVQGELGKSIVYRIDTLKLINSRLEPTLWLVLGSVLLAVIFTVPLAALAARQRGRIADQLIRLFTTAGLGFPAFWLGIMMIIVFSVVLGWFPVSGYGSDFADQLHHMVLPCLTVALALSAVLIRNLRASLLMEMSSDYVMAARARGQRENRIFWRHVLPNSLVPTLNLLAVNIGWLIGSTVVIESVFAIPGLGQLLVKAIFSRDYMVVQGVVMVFALATVAVNLLADVLTVALDPRVKL; encoded by the coding sequence ATGCACCGTTACCGTTTTCTGTTATTCCGACCATTGCAGCTGCTGCCGGTGTTGTTGGGGATAAGCATCATCACGTTTGCGATGGTGCGCGCGATCCCCGGCGATCCGGCGCGCATCCTGCTTGGTGTGCGCAGCACGCCAGCGGCACTGGCGCGCATTCGTGCGCAGTTCGGACTGGATGAACCCCTGTGGGTACAGTATGGCTACTTTCTGCGCAATCTGGTGCAGGGCGAACTGGGAAAATCGATCGTCTACCGCATCGATACCCTAAAACTGATTAACTCCCGCCTTGAGCCCACCTTGTGGCTGGTGCTTGGCAGCGTGCTGCTGGCAGTTATTTTTACGGTGCCGTTGGCAGCGCTGGCGGCGCGTCAGCGTGGGCGCATCGCCGACCAGCTTATTCGCCTGTTCACCACCGCCGGGCTCGGTTTCCCCGCCTTCTGGCTGGGCATCATGATGATCATAGTTTTTAGCGTGGTGCTGGGCTGGTTCCCGGTTTCCGGTTACGGCAGCGATTTTGCCGACCAGTTGCACCATATGGTGCTGCCGTGTCTGACCGTCGCGCTGGCGCTGTCGGCGGTGTTGATCCGCAACCTGCGCGCCAGCCTGCTGATGGAGATGAGCAGCGATTACGTGATGGCCGCCAGAGCGCGCGGGCAGCGGGAAAACCGCATCTTCTGGCGGCATGTGTTACCCAACTCACTGGTGCCGACGCTAAACCTGCTGGCGGTGAATATCGGCTGGCTGATTGGCAGCACGGTGGTGATTGAGAGCGTGTTCGCCATTCCGGGCCTGGGGCAACTGCTGGTAAAAGCGATTTTCAGCCGTGACTACATGGTGGTGCAGGGTGTGGTGATGGTATTTGCCCTTGCCACAGTCGCCGTCAACTTGTTGGCCGACGTACTGACGGTAGCGCTGGATCCGAGGGTGAAACTATGA
- a CDS encoding oligogalacturonate-specific porin KdgM family protein, with product MLRTLLLVTVPFMSIAAQAVTFDYRHELNDSGGNNHKDRLLMSHRFANGFGLSLEGKWKGSQNKDKAYHETVSNGTEVVASYVYKINPTFQIEPGFSLDSSSTSNSYRPYLRGKVNFSNDVGATLRYRPYFKRNSNNIGTAKDTSENGYNLTAAVSWKIFGDYQLDYELDYKHATSAGVLIADNENYDWTHDLKLTYKLDKNWSPYIAVGNVSGSKYTDERQTRYRVGVKYNF from the coding sequence ATGTTGCGCACTTTGTTATTAGTTACTGTACCTTTTATGAGTATTGCCGCCCAGGCGGTAACATTTGATTATCGCCACGAATTAAATGATAGCGGCGGTAATAATCACAAAGATCGTTTATTAATGTCGCACCGTTTTGCTAACGGTTTTGGTTTATCGCTGGAAGGCAAATGGAAAGGTTCACAAAATAAAGATAAGGCGTATCACGAGACGGTAAGTAATGGTACCGAAGTGGTGGCCAGCTACGTCTATAAAATTAACCCCACCTTCCAGATTGAGCCGGGTTTCTCACTCGACAGTAGCTCCACGTCGAACAGTTATCGCCCGTACCTGCGCGGCAAAGTGAACTTCAGCAATGACGTTGGCGCAACGCTGCGTTACCGCCCGTACTTCAAACGTAACTCCAACAACATCGGTACGGCAAAAGATACCAGCGAAAACGGCTATAACCTGACGGCTGCGGTGTCATGGAAAATTTTCGGTGATTACCAACTCGATTACGAGCTGGATTACAAACATGCCACGTCCGCCGGCGTACTGATTGCAGATAATGAAAACTACGACTGGACGCACGATCTCAAACTGACATACAAACTTGATAAAAACTGGTCTCCGTATATTGCCGTGGGCAACGTTTCCGGCAGCAAATATACCGATGAGCGTCAGACCCGTTATCGTGTCGGTGTGAAATATAATTTCTAA
- a CDS encoding oligopeptide/dipeptide ABC transporter ATP-binding protein, translating to MSTPANWPLLEADNVSVTFPVSGGLLSKKRVVHAVNQVTLKIHAGETLGLVGESGSGKSTLGRALLQLEKINDGEVRFDGHRVTHGLKSDIARLRLQTAMIFQDPFASLNPRQTIGESISEVLRVHQKVPRDRISARVEELLTLVGLRPEHAAAKPGQLSGGQCQRAGIARALAIEPRLIVADECVAALDVSIQGQIVNLLMDLREKMGLAILFIAHDLAIVRRLCDRVAVMYLGRIVEEGPAEAVFTHPRHPYTAALVSAIPEIDPDKPLPQETLTGEPPSPVAIPQGCAFHPRCPYAQVQCRTGALPPTRQIADHAWTCVLTHAGEKSVFPLTEGSFDEAQAS from the coding sequence ATGTCGACACCGGCAAACTGGCCTTTGCTGGAAGCGGATAACGTCTCAGTCACGTTTCCGGTTTCCGGCGGGTTGCTCAGCAAAAAACGCGTGGTCCACGCGGTAAACCAGGTGACGCTCAAAATCCACGCGGGTGAAACGCTGGGATTAGTGGGCGAATCCGGCAGCGGCAAAAGCACGCTGGGGCGGGCGCTGTTGCAGCTAGAAAAGATCAATGATGGTGAAGTGCGTTTCGACGGCCACCGCGTCACTCACGGTCTGAAAAGCGACATCGCGCGGCTGCGTCTGCAAACGGCGATGATTTTTCAGGATCCGTTCGCCTCGCTTAACCCGCGGCAGACAATAGGTGAGAGCATCAGCGAAGTGCTGCGCGTCCACCAGAAAGTGCCGCGCGACCGGATTAGCGCACGGGTTGAAGAACTGCTGACGTTGGTCGGCTTGCGCCCGGAGCACGCCGCAGCCAAACCCGGCCAACTGAGCGGCGGGCAGTGCCAGCGGGCGGGGATTGCGCGGGCGCTGGCGATCGAACCCCGGTTGATCGTCGCCGACGAGTGCGTGGCGGCGCTGGATGTCTCCATTCAGGGGCAGATCGTCAATTTGCTGATGGATCTGCGTGAAAAAATGGGGCTGGCGATCCTGTTTATTGCCCACGATCTGGCGATTGTGCGCCGCCTGTGCGATCGGGTGGCGGTGATGTACCTCGGGCGGATCGTCGAAGAAGGCCCCGCAGAAGCCGTCTTTACCCATCCGCGCCACCCTTATACCGCTGCGCTAGTCTCCGCCATCCCGGAAATCGACCCGGATAAACCGTTGCCGCAGGAGACGCTTACGGGCGAGCCGCCGAGCCCGGTTGCCATTCCACAAGGTTGCGCGTTTCATCCGCGCTGCCCTTACGCGCAGGTGCAGTGCCGCACTGGCGCATTACCCCCGACCCGGCAGATTGCCGATCACGCCTGGACCTGTGTGCTGACGCACGCAGGCGAGAAGAGTGTTTTTCCTTTGACTGAGGGATCCTTTGATGAAGCACAAGCAAGTTAA
- a CDS encoding proline iminopeptidase-family hydrolase, whose protein sequence is MYTIREGYVPFREYQTWFRICGDLQSGQTPLVVAHGGPGCTHDYVDAFKDIAETGRAVIHYDQVGNGRSTHLPDKSPDFWQPGLFLDELNHLLQALEIADNYALLGQSWGGMLAAEHAVTQPQGLKAMVIANSPASMALWLEGAAKLRAQLPPDVQDTLLTHEAAGTVDSAEYKAASQVFYQRHVCRLDPWPAEVQRTFDAMEADPTVYHAMNGPTEFHVIGSMKNWTIIDRLKQVRVPTLLISGRYDEATPDVVQPFKDHITGAQWVIFESSSHMPHVEERPLCMKTVSDFLLATC, encoded by the coding sequence ATGTATACCATTCGCGAAGGCTACGTTCCCTTCCGGGAGTATCAGACCTGGTTTCGCATCTGCGGCGATCTGCAAAGCGGGCAGACGCCGCTGGTAGTGGCCCATGGCGGCCCCGGTTGCACTCACGACTACGTTGATGCGTTCAAAGATATCGCTGAAACCGGACGGGCGGTGATCCACTACGATCAAGTGGGTAATGGTCGTTCAACCCATCTGCCGGATAAAAGCCCCGATTTCTGGCAACCCGGTCTTTTTCTTGATGAGCTCAATCATCTGCTGCAGGCGCTGGAAATTGCCGATAACTACGCGCTGCTCGGCCAGTCCTGGGGCGGCATGCTGGCGGCAGAACATGCGGTGACGCAGCCACAGGGGCTGAAAGCGATGGTGATTGCCAACTCACCGGCCTCGATGGCGCTGTGGCTGGAAGGCGCGGCGAAGCTGCGCGCGCAATTACCGCCGGATGTGCAGGACACGTTGTTGACCCATGAGGCGGCGGGTACGGTGGATAGCGCAGAGTATAAAGCGGCAAGCCAGGTATTTTATCAGCGTCATGTGTGTCGGCTCGACCCGTGGCCTGCGGAGGTGCAACGCACCTTTGACGCCATGGAGGCTGATCCCACCGTTTACCACGCGATGAATGGTCCCACCGAATTCCACGTTATTGGCAGCATGAAAAACTGGACGATTATCGACCGGTTAAAGCAAGTGCGCGTGCCGACTTTGTTGATTTCCGGGCGCTACGACGAAGCCACGCCGGACGTGGTGCAACCCTTCAAAGACCATATTACCGGGGCGCAGTGGGTGATTTTTGAATCCTCAAGCCACATGCCCCACGTCGAAGAGCGGCCGTTGTGTATGAAGACCGTCAGCGACTTTTTACTGGCCACATGCTGA
- a CDS encoding LuxR family transcriptional regulator — translation MRINIENPAAANGSRLEEAFAGLFTQTQALGFDAVIYDYTPVPRSLEGALITPSLLEMRNVPEDMRRLWCERGYYQVDPVQHFALESCAPFVWSYQRPDSGALHGRLDDNAQEVTHYMRDHNMPCGATVPLHLPHGGFVTLTGIVASQQQARDISDTLAQLTFIAHRFQESAFPLFDASMLTCRHVKLSNRERECLAWSAEGLTAKEIARKLHRSVATVTLHLNTAAKKLGATNRVQAVVRALHYRLLDS, via the coding sequence ATGCGAATAAACATTGAAAACCCTGCTGCTGCTAATGGCAGCAGGCTTGAGGAGGCGTTTGCCGGGCTATTTACCCAGACGCAGGCGCTGGGTTTTGACGCGGTGATTTATGACTACACGCCGGTTCCGCGCTCGCTGGAAGGGGCGCTTATCACGCCGTCGCTGCTGGAGATGCGTAATGTGCCGGAGGATATGCGCCGCTTGTGGTGCGAGCGCGGTTACTACCAGGTCGACCCGGTGCAGCACTTCGCGCTGGAGAGCTGCGCGCCGTTTGTCTGGTCCTATCAACGCCCGGACAGCGGGGCGCTGCATGGCAGGCTGGATGATAACGCCCAGGAAGTGACGCATTACATGCGCGACCACAATATGCCCTGCGGTGCCACGGTGCCGCTGCATTTGCCGCACGGCGGGTTTGTCACCCTGACCGGCATTGTCGCCAGCCAGCAGCAAGCGCGCGATATCAGCGACACGCTGGCGCAATTAACCTTTATCGCCCACCGTTTTCAGGAGTCTGCCTTTCCGCTGTTTGACGCCTCGATGCTCACTTGCCGCCATGTCAAATTAAGCAACCGCGAGCGCGAGTGCCTGGCGTGGTCAGCCGAAGGATTAACGGCGAAAGAGATAGCCCGCAAGCTGCACCGCTCGGTGGCAACCGTGACGTTGCATCTGAATACGGCGGCGAAAAAACTTGGCGCGACCAACCGCGTACAGGCGGTGGTGCGGGCGTTGCACTACCGTCTGCTCGACAGCTAA
- a CDS encoding nucleoside recognition domain-containing protein, with protein MNIIEIIMSAGKVSVDVALYTLLPIMVVMLIMMKYLEEKGVLDGIVRLTSPVLKPFGISGMGIFALIQLNFVSFAAPLAALAIMERRGTSDRHLAATLAMLFAMGQANVFYPLTPFGLHWGMAIVISLIGGLAASTLTYYVSGRKLSAASLRDEEGELHQDKPRAGLIAVINGAGADAIRLSLGSLPMLLLSLTVVGLLKAAGVVEALTTLLTPLLSFFHISTVYVLLALTKCLAGGTAYFGVASEMVQHGQLTAEQINASAGFLVQTLDLPGIGIFLGIASRFVRLFRFALPGAIVGILVRTVLHTVMF; from the coding sequence ATGAATATCATTGAAATCATCATGTCGGCGGGCAAGGTTTCCGTAGATGTTGCGCTGTATACCTTGCTGCCCATCATGGTGGTGATGCTCATCATGATGAAATACCTGGAGGAGAAAGGGGTTTTAGATGGCATCGTGCGCCTTACCTCCCCCGTTCTGAAACCTTTTGGTATCAGCGGAATGGGGATTTTCGCCCTTATCCAGCTTAACTTTGTCAGTTTCGCCGCGCCTCTCGCCGCCCTGGCGATTATGGAAAGAAGAGGCACCTCCGACCGCCATCTCGCCGCCACGCTGGCCATGTTGTTCGCCATGGGTCAGGCCAACGTCTTTTACCCGCTAACGCCGTTCGGCCTGCACTGGGGGATGGCGATTGTGATTTCGCTTATCGGCGGGCTTGCCGCCTCCACGCTGACCTATTATGTGTCGGGGCGAAAACTCTCCGCTGCCAGCCTGCGCGACGAAGAGGGCGAATTGCACCAGGATAAACCGCGCGCGGGTTTGATTGCGGTGATTAACGGCGCAGGGGCAGATGCCATCCGCTTGTCGCTGGGTTCACTACCGATGCTGCTGCTGTCGTTAACGGTGGTGGGGTTACTGAAAGCCGCGGGCGTAGTGGAAGCCTTAACCACGCTGCTCACGCCGCTGCTGTCGTTTTTCCATATTTCGACGGTGTATGTGTTGCTGGCGTTAACCAAATGTCTGGCGGGCGGGACGGCGTATTTTGGCGTGGCATCCGAAATGGTGCAGCACGGGCAGTTAACGGCTGAGCAAATCAACGCCTCGGCGGGTTTTCTGGTGCAGACGCTGGACTTGCCCGGTATCGGCATCTTTCTCGGCATCGCCAGCCGCTTTGTGCGTCTGTTCCGCTTTGCGCTGCCGGGCGCGATTGTCGGGATACTGGTGCGCACCGTCTTGCATACGGTGATGTTTTAA
- a CDS encoding ABC transporter ATP-binding protein: MSLLNVSQLTISRGDDGALVDKVSFRLQAGEMLGLVGESGSGKTVTCRALMRLLPGQGLTISGGEVWFGGRDLLSLSEAQMSAVRGREIGMIFQNPASHLNPVMTIGEQIAESRRLHFGVNRRQAKEDAKELLRQVGIPDPQNRINNYPHEFSGGMRQRAMIAVALAPEPSLLIADEPTTALDVTVQMQILRLLSTLRKQLGLAVVMITHDLGVVAQTCDRIAVMYGGRLCEVGGKREVLAQPLHPYTRGLIDCQPSSEGGQGRLVTINGQPPLAGSFPTGCRFHPRCPQASSACQQQPSLLFGRDSLTHAAACHHALQPLTQREG, from the coding sequence ATGAGTTTGCTAAACGTCTCGCAACTGACCATTTCCCGGGGGGATGATGGCGCGCTGGTGGATAAGGTCTCTTTCCGGCTGCAGGCCGGGGAAATGCTGGGGCTGGTGGGCGAGAGCGGTTCCGGAAAAACCGTGACCTGCCGGGCGCTAATGCGACTGCTGCCGGGGCAGGGATTGACGATTAGCGGTGGCGAAGTGTGGTTTGGCGGGCGCGATCTGTTGTCGCTTAGCGAAGCGCAGATGTCGGCGGTGCGCGGACGGGAAATTGGCATGATTTTCCAGAATCCGGCCAGCCACTTAAACCCGGTAATGACCATTGGCGAGCAGATTGCCGAAAGCCGCCGCCTGCATTTCGGCGTTAACCGTCGGCAGGCAAAAGAGGATGCCAAAGAGTTGCTGCGCCAGGTGGGCATTCCCGATCCGCAAAACCGCATTAACAACTATCCGCACGAATTTTCCGGCGGTATGCGCCAGCGCGCGATGATTGCTGTGGCGCTGGCGCCGGAACCGTCGCTGCTGATTGCCGATGAGCCGACCACCGCGCTGGATGTCACCGTGCAGATGCAGATCCTGCGTTTGCTCAGCACCCTGCGCAAGCAGTTAGGCCTGGCGGTGGTGATGATCACCCACGATCTCGGCGTGGTGGCGCAAACCTGCGATCGCATTGCGGTGATGTACGGCGGGCGTTTATGCGAAGTGGGCGGCAAACGTGAAGTGCTGGCGCAGCCGCTGCACCCGTACACGCGCGGGTTAATTGATTGCCAGCCCTCCAGCGAAGGCGGGCAGGGACGGCTGGTCACCATCAATGGACAACCGCCGCTGGCAGGGAGCTTCCCGACCGGCTGCCGCTTTCACCCGCGTTGCCCGCAGGCGAGCAGCGCATGTCAGCAGCAGCCTTCGTTACTGTTCGGGCGCGACAGCCTGACGCACGCGGCGGCGTGCCATCACGCCTTACAGCCACTGACTCAGCGGGAGGGATAA
- a CDS encoding ABC transporter ATP-binding protein, with protein MSISAKNLCWRAGKKTIVDNVSLEVAKGQTLGLLGPNGSGKSSLLRILAGLRRPDDGSVMLDGRDVATLRKKALAQRVAFVEQHAATEANIRVRDVVKLGRIPHHSPFSPWSHSDDEIVTAALDRVGMLEHSEQGWQSLSGGERQRVHIARALAQAPSEILLDEPTNHLDIHHQMQLMRLISELPVTSIVAIHDLNHAAMFCDALIVMQKGQIVARGTPDEVLTEAMLAEVFQVRARIEISPDHGKKHIHFL; from the coding sequence ATGAGTATCAGCGCCAAAAATCTCTGCTGGCGGGCAGGGAAAAAAACCATTGTCGATAACGTCTCGCTTGAGGTAGCAAAGGGCCAGACGCTGGGCCTGCTGGGGCCGAATGGTTCAGGGAAATCCTCGCTACTGCGCATTCTGGCCGGCCTGCGCCGCCCGGATGACGGCAGCGTGATGCTGGATGGCCGCGATGTCGCAACGCTGAGAAAAAAAGCGCTGGCGCAGCGGGTGGCGTTTGTTGAGCAGCATGCGGCGACGGAAGCCAACATTCGCGTGCGCGATGTGGTGAAACTGGGGCGCATTCCGCACCACTCGCCGTTTAGCCCGTGGTCGCACAGTGATGATGAGATAGTCACGGCGGCGCTTGATCGCGTGGGCATGCTTGAACACAGCGAACAGGGCTGGCAAAGCCTCTCCGGCGGCGAACGTCAGCGGGTGCATATTGCCCGTGCGCTGGCGCAAGCGCCGAGCGAAATTTTGCTCGACGAGCCTACCAACCATCTCGACATTCATCATCAAATGCAGTTAATGCGCCTTATCAGCGAACTGCCGGTAACCAGCATTGTCGCGATCCATGATTTGAACCACGCGGCCATGTTCTGCGATGCGCTGATCGTGATGCAAAAAGGGCAGATTGTGGCGCGCGGCACGCCGGACGAGGTGCTCACGGAAGCGATGCTGGCCGAGGTGTTTCAGGTGCGGGCACGCATTGAGATCTCACCCGATCATGGCAAAAAGCATATTCACTTTTTATGA